AAGAGAAGAGCAGGAACAGCCGCAATGTATGCGTGAAGTACGTCGGAGGCAGCAACGCCATCGATCCACATCATGGTGGTGGTGGTGTCACCAACCACAGATCCGGACCCTCCGGCATTACTGGCGGCAACAATGGCTGCCAGAAATCCGATATCCACCCTGTTTTTGAAAACAACCAGTGCCATTGTACCACCAATCATGGCGGCTGCAATGTTATCGAGGAAAGAGGACATGATGAATACGAAGACTAAAAGAACAAATCCACCCTTCCAGTCATCGGGAAGTATTTTTGGAAGAATGGCAGGAACCTTCGATTCCTCGAAATGTTTGGCCAGAATGGCAAATCCGAGCAACAGGCCAAGCAGATTTAACAGAATTGGCCATTCGCCAGAGCGGTTGTGTTTGTCCAGAAGCTGATCGAGGATCGGTGCATCTCCGAGCAGGTGATGAAGAGGGTCGAAACCCGGGATAAACATTAGTTTGAGAGAGAGAATGGAAACCAACCCGATGAGGGCCACATAAAAGACGTGGTGATGGAACAGGGCAACCCCGATCAGGGTGAGGGCAAAAAGCAGAAATTCAGCGCGGATTCCAAGTACAATCGGGCCGGCCTCGGAAACACCGGTGAGGACCACTGCAAGGAAAATGACAAAAATGGCGAACAGACCAATGATGGCCATGATGTTCTTACTCATACCAAAGCCCCTTCAGGAAAAGTGAAGCCCCAATATAGCAGATTTATGTCTGATTTTCACAGGGGTCCGGAAATGAATAGAACGGGATCCCGACTTGCGTCGGGATGATAGCAAGGTATTTGTGGTTTAAGGTACCGGAATCCTGACCCGTGTCAGGATTCTGGTATATGAATCAGATAAAGAGGTAGGCAACCACAGAAAGAACGATGGTATAGGGCAAAGCCAGTTTAATCATTTCCAGATAAGAAAGATGAATACGGCCGGCAATGGCCGAGGTCAGCAGAAACAAAAAGGCGGCCTGACCGTTCGGAGTGGCCACTGAAGGAATGTTGGTTCCCACATTGATGGCGATGGCCAGGTTGTCGAACTGGGCCCGGTCTATGATTCCGCTGGTAAAAGCGGTCTGAGCTTCCGAAATGTAAATGGTGGCAACAAAGACGTTGTCACTGATGGCGGAAAGAATGGCTGAAGCAATGAAAAACGCATCCATCTGAGCCTCACCCGAAAAGCTGAGGGCCCAATTGCTGATTGGATCGAACAGATGCTGCTGATGGATCATCCCAACCACGGCAAAGAAAACCACCAGAAGAGCTGTAAAAGGAAGTGCTTCCTCAAAAGCCTTTCCGATCTGATGTTCTTCGCTTTTTCCTGTCATGGTGGTGAGGAAAATGATGACCGACAGACCAATCAGTCCCACTTCTGCAATGTGAAGTCCGAGTGCCACCACCAGCCAGACGGCTCCGGCCCCCATCAGCCACAGGTTCAGTTTTTCTGCAGAGGTTCGTTTGGCATCCTGTTCATCCGCAAATTTTTTAATCACTTCACGAACCCGCTCGGGCAACTGATACCCGAATCCGGAAATTTTCAACGCCTCAACCAGAACGCAGGTGAGCAGTCCGGCCGCCAGAACCGGCATGGAAACATGGGCCATTTTGAGGAAAAAGTCCTGGAAACTCCAGCCCATAATCGATCCGATGAGCAGATTCTGAGGCTCACCAACCAGCGTGGAAACCCCGCCAAGGGCCGTTCCCACCGCAGCGTGCATGAGCAGATTCCTCAGAAATCCCTTGTAGTTTTCCAGATCTTCCTTCCCGATGCTTTCACGGGCGGTGTCATCCATGTTGCCCGGAACCCGTTCATGGTAGGAGGCATTGTTATAGATTTGATAGAAAGCCACCGAAACCGCAATAATCACGGCGATTACCGTCAGGGCATCGAGCCAGGCAGACAGAAAGGCTCCCGCAAAACAAAACATCACCGAGAGCAGAATTTTACTTCGGGTTGAGAACAGGATTTTGGTGAACAGCCACGCCAGAAAGTCCTTCATAAAGTAGATACCGGCCACCATGAACATCAGCAGCAGGATCACCGGGAAGTTGGTCTTTGTTTCTGCATAGATCACCTCGGGGGATACCATGCCGATAAAGGCAGTTTCCAGAGCAATGAGTCCTCCTGGCAGAAGGGGATAGCATTTCAGTGCCATGGCCAGGGTAAAGATGAACTGGAGCAGAATCACCCAGCCGGTGGCGAACGGACCAATCAGCAACAACAGAAACGGATTGATCACCAGAAAGCCAAGGATGGTCAGTTTATACCAACGGGGAGAGTGCCCCATGAAGTTATTCAGGAACAGATCAGCCATTCATACCTCCTAATTTAGAAAAAATCTTGAAAGAGCAGGTGGAATGATACTAACAGGAGTCACTCCAAGCAAGAAAAAATCGGGAAACCGGATCGGGTAATCCGGTTCATTAAAGACAGTTAACGGGAAGGTCCCATGCAGACTCCTTCCGGCAGCCTGCACGGAATGGTTTATTCGAGTGTTTTAAAGAAAATGGCAGCCAGAAATCCGAACAGGGTCGACAGGCCGGTGATCGGACCGCCTTTTTCGAATGCTTCGGGTAACATGGTTTCGGCGATCATGGTCAGCATGGCCCCGGCCGCAATTCCTTCAATCAGGGCAAACAGGGAATGCGGAGCTTCCACAAAGAATATGTTTCCGAAATAGGCACCAAAACCGGTGATGATGCAAAGGGACATCCACATCCAGAATATCCGGTTAAAGTGGTAGCCGTGGTGTTTCATGCCGGCCGAACTGGACAGGGCTTCAGGATAGTTTGAAAGAAACAATCCGGCAAGCAGTGAAAAACTGATGGAAGTATGCAGGATGCTTGAGCCGATGACCAGTGATTCGGGTATTCCATCCAAAAGGATTCCCAGCCAGATGGCAAGCGGGGCGCCGCCATGTTCTTTCGCTGCATTGTGCACATCCTGATCGGTCAGATGAAGGGTGTGGGATCTGACCTTTTTTATCATGGATCCGGCCCATTCTGTGGCCGCTGCTTCACTGATCTGCCGCCGCTCTTTCAGGTCGTTCAGGCGTGTGGAAACCATTTGCTCGAAGGCTTGCTGCAGTGAATCGGACCGGCTGATCATCTGGTCAAAATGCTCTTTCAGAATCATCCAGACCTGTACATCGGTGGTGGCAATGGCAGTGGCCGTCCGTGGTGCACCAGTCAGCAGGGCCATTTCACC
The window above is part of the Bacteroidota bacterium genome. Proteins encoded here:
- a CDS encoding cyclic nucleotide-binding domain-containing protein, with amino-acid sequence MTGDLSFDAFLFGIISAISLPLGAMTILIWKPSDRWISGMMAFGGGALLAALTLDLVGAALNRGHFYPLAGGCILGGLFYVGLNALVNSKGGFLRKAATTLKFVRKQKLDNYRKLASRLSTIPIFHSLPPDQVDSLLPHIVERQFPSGTTILRQGEPGDSMYIILSGSVDIINVKENQKKLATLGQHDVLGEMALLTGAPRTATAIATTDVQVWMILKEHFDQMISRSDSLQQAFEQMVSTRLNDLKERRQISEAAATEWAGSMIKKVRSHTLHLTDQDVHNAAKEHGGAPLAIWLGILLDGIPESLVIGSSILHTSISFSLLAGLFLSNYPEALSSSAGMKHHGYHFNRIFWMWMSLCIITGFGAYFGNIFFVEAPHSLFALIEGIAAGAMLTMIAETMLPEAFEKGGPITGLSTLFGFLAAIFFKTLE
- the nhaB gene encoding sodium/proton antiporter NhaB — protein: MADLFLNNFMGHSPRWYKLTILGFLVINPFLLLLIGPFATGWVILLQFIFTLAMALKCYPLLPGGLIALETAFIGMVSPEVIYAETKTNFPVILLLMFMVAGIYFMKDFLAWLFTKILFSTRSKILLSVMFCFAGAFLSAWLDALTVIAVIIAVSVAFYQIYNNASYHERVPGNMDDTARESIGKEDLENYKGFLRNLLMHAAVGTALGGVSTLVGEPQNLLIGSIMGWSFQDFFLKMAHVSMPVLAAGLLTCVLVEALKISGFGYQLPERVREVIKKFADEQDAKRTSAEKLNLWLMGAGAVWLVVALGLHIAEVGLIGLSVIIFLTTMTGKSEEHQIGKAFEEALPFTALLVVFFAVVGMIHQQHLFDPISNWALSFSGEAQMDAFFIASAILSAISDNVFVATIYISEAQTAFTSGIIDRAQFDNLAIAINVGTNIPSVATPNGQAAFLFLLTSAIAGRIHLSYLEMIKLALPYTIVLSVVAYLFI